The following are from one region of the Thiohalomonas denitrificans genome:
- a CDS encoding O-antigen ligase family protein has product MLLLPALYYGRGWNTLSTWEQRLMLGYVLVFAVMVLSMVNAQDFKESGQMLERFLRLALIVPIYLMFRRFRFCMGRELAAGALVACFAMGAQAIYEVMWQGESHAEGYYHKIVFGDLAVWWAAVVAVLATTVVKNGWARAVIAVAISVALYASVLSQTRGAWLFIPLIPAILLWSQWHMLKNSRNWIVAGVAALMVIGGGAAFQSQKVMGGIERGVEELQSFENNPGELSSWGTRLNLWRNSLLLLQETPILGSGVGDFRVDMERLVEEERSWSRHVVLFSHAHSIYFDALARGGILGLLTTVSVLLVFPFVIFARELRRSRQPWSRFYAIGGVMLIAAFAVFGFSEGLWARNPLVNTYVTGLVVLLAGAVNSREDSAQNASPPPGEYA; this is encoded by the coding sequence TTGCTGCTACTACCTGCACTCTATTACGGACGCGGCTGGAACACCCTGTCCACCTGGGAGCAGCGCCTGATGCTGGGCTATGTCCTGGTCTTTGCGGTGATGGTATTGAGCATGGTCAATGCGCAAGACTTCAAGGAAAGCGGGCAGATGCTCGAGCGGTTTTTGCGACTTGCCCTGATTGTTCCCATCTACCTCATGTTTCGACGCTTTCGTTTCTGCATGGGGCGGGAATTGGCAGCGGGCGCCCTGGTCGCCTGCTTCGCCATGGGTGCTCAGGCGATCTACGAGGTGATGTGGCAGGGCGAAAGTCACGCAGAAGGGTATTATCACAAGATTGTCTTTGGTGACCTGGCCGTATGGTGGGCCGCCGTGGTTGCGGTACTGGCTACCACAGTCGTCAAGAACGGATGGGCGCGTGCCGTGATCGCCGTGGCCATTTCTGTGGCGCTCTATGCCAGTGTTTTGTCGCAAACCCGTGGTGCCTGGTTATTTATCCCCCTGATCCCCGCCATTCTGCTTTGGTCGCAGTGGCACATGCTCAAAAATAGCCGCAACTGGATTGTCGCCGGTGTCGCCGCCCTCATGGTAATCGGAGGCGGGGCCGCTTTTCAGTCACAGAAAGTCATGGGCGGGATCGAACGGGGCGTGGAAGAGCTTCAATCCTTTGAGAATAACCCCGGGGAACTCAGCTCCTGGGGTACGCGCCTGAATTTGTGGCGCAACTCGCTGCTGCTGCTGCAGGAAACCCCCATTTTGGGAAGCGGCGTTGGAGACTTTCGAGTAGACATGGAGCGGTTGGTGGAAGAGGAGCGATCCTGGAGCCGTCACGTCGTGCTATTCAGTCATGCACACAGCATCTATTTCGATGCCCTGGCAAGAGGCGGGATATTGGGCCTGCTCACTACCGTCTCTGTGCTCCTGGTGTTCCCGTTTGTGATTTTCGCACGCGAGTTACGCCGGTCAAGGCAGCCATGGTCACGCTTTTACGCCATTGGCGGAGTGATGCTGATAGCTGCTTTCGCCGTTTTCGGTTTCAGTGAGGGCTTGTGGGCCAGAAACCCCCTCGTTAACACTTATGTGACCGGTTTGGTTGTGTTACTCGCCGGAGCGGTGAATAGTCGTGAAGATTCGGCGCAAAATGCCTCGCCCCCGCCCGGCGAATACGCCTAG